One window of Mus caroli chromosome 11, CAROLI_EIJ_v1.1, whole genome shotgun sequence genomic DNA carries:
- the LOC110305277 gene encoding tripartite motif-containing protein 16-like: MRRKRHPDRETMKQRPQRKERRRQSSVHRATKYLALMDMQKISRSAQDKPPSQLSSQPSRTPLHLLMGSNSSQHMLEDQVLCPICLEVFRNPVTTACGHNFCMTCLQSFWDHQAAIGETHYCPQCREAFSSRPRLCKNVILGEMVACFTQAKSQTSGSLWGLAGPTDVPCDFCSQQKLRAAKSCLQCVASLCEKHLRSHFEDQLFQDHQLLDPVWDLTNRLCRKHRKLRQLYCRTEGSCVCGACLLEEHKNHDTTPLEDERARKEVEVRKIQANVENQMLIIASDSQKHQGRVSFLSKLIQTMRDEVDTCFSEILHEIKQLQMKVLDFVEKEEAAALGKLGNSIQQSHNRLLKLEGDSVWLHSLLANRSDEQFLQEFPKLKHFPACVEPLLGTNCEETQSFLQLPETLSQLRIRLMDIGLSFINQLLLKGIRMSSYEVLPATVDRKTLLQNYCNLNFDPCTASEELFLFKETHSVLNLGILLEPSTINSPLPGFKQWPQVLCCPGLSEGCHYWEAEVSNSWMCLGVTYRRSPPLSGRHRRNIVYLLGRNPYSWCLEWDSLKFSVWHDNTQTVLHGSYHHTLGVALDFGTGCLSFYGVAGDVSLLYRFLTSFLEPLYPAVMVSSGASLTLKQYPEA; encoded by the exons ATGCGGAG GAAAAGGCATCCGGACAGAGAGACCATGAAACAGCggccacagagaaaggagagaagacgGCAATCATCGGTCCACAG GGCAACAAAATATCTGGCTCTCATGGACATGCAGAAGATATCAA gaTCAGCCCAGGACAAACCCCCCTCACAGCTCTCTTCCCAGCCCTCCAGAACCCCGCTCCATCTCCTGATGGGCAGCAACAGCAGTCAGCACATGTTGGAAGACCAAGTCCTCTGTCCCATTTGCCTGGAGGTGTTCCGCAACCCAGTCACTACCGCCTGCGGCCATAACTTCTGCATGACTTGCCTTCAGAGTTTCTGGGACCACCAGGCTGCCATTGGGGAGACTCACTATTGCCCccagtgcagagaggccttctccAGCAGGCCCCGCCTCTGCAAGAACGTCATCCTCGGGGAGATGGTGGCTTGCTTCACCCAGGCCAAGAGCCAGACCTCAGGGTCCTTGTGGGGCCTGGCTGGCCCCACAGATGTGCCCTGTGACTTTTGCTCTCAGCAGAAGCTGAGGGCAGCCAAGTCATGCCTGCAGTGTGTGGCTTCCTTGTGTGAGAAACATCTGCGCAGCCACTTTGAGGACCAGCtgttccaggaccaccagctgtTGGACCCAGTGTGGGACCTCACGAACCGCTTGTGCCGCAAGCATCGCAAGCTCCGGCAGCTGTATTGCCGCACGGAGGGCAGCTGCGTGTGCGGAGCCTGCCTATTGGAGGAGCACAAGAACCACGACACCACCCCCCTGGAGGATGAACGGGCCCGCAAAGAG GTGGAAGTTCGGAAGATTCAGGCCAATGTGGAGAACCAGATGCTGATCATTGCCTCTGACAGTCAGAAACACCAGGGACGAGTGAGTTTTCTCTCG AAACTGATTCAGACCATGCGAGACGAGGTGGACACCTGCTTCTCCGAGATCCTCCATGAGATTAAACAGCTGCAGATGAAGGTCTTGGATtttgtggagaaggaggaggcggCCGCCCTGGGAAAGCTGGGCAACTCTATCCAGCAAAGCCACAACCGGCTGCTCAAGTTGGAGGGGGACAGCGTCTGGCTCCACAGCCTGCTCGCCAATAGGAGTGATGAGCAGTTCCTACAG GAGTTCCCCAAACTGAAGCACTTCCCTGCCTGCGTGGAACCCTTGCTAGGCACCAACTGTGAGGAGACACAGAGCTTCCTTCAGCTGCCAGAGACCCTGTCACAGCTCCGGATCAGGCTGATGGACATCGGTCTTAGCTTCATTAATCAGCTTCTCCTGAAGG GAATCAGGATGAGCTCCTATGAGGTGCTGCCCGCAACTGTGGATAGAAAGACACTGCTCCAGA ATTACTGCAACCTGAACTTTGACCCCTGCACGGCCAGCGAAGAGCTGTTCTTGTTCAAAGAAACACACTCGGTGTTGAACTTGGGCATCCTTCTGGAGCCCTCGACCATCAACAGCCCGTTACCAGGCTTCAAGCAGTGGCCCCAGGTTCTGTGCTGCCCAGGCCTGTCCGAAGGCTGTCACTACTGGGAGGCTGAGGTGTCCAACTCGTGGATGTGCCTGGGAGTCACCTACCGTCGCAGCCCTCCCCTGAGCGGTCGCCACCGTCGCAACATCGTCTACCTGCTGGGCCGCAACCCCTACTCGTGGTGTCTGGAGTGGGATTCGCTCAAGTTCTCCGTGTGGCACGACAACACACAGACGGTGCTACACGGATCCTACCACCACACGCTCGGCGTGGCGCTGGACTTCGGGACCGGCTGCCTGTCCTTCTACGGCGTGGCGGGCGATGTGAGCCTCCTCTACCGcttcctcacttccttcctcGAACCCCTGTACCCCGCGGTCATGGTCAGCAGTGGAGCCTCGCTCACACTCAAGCAGTATCCTGAGGCATAG